A genomic window from Rhodococcus sp. KBS0724 includes:
- a CDS encoding FMN-binding glutamate synthase family protein, with amino-acid sequence MTRMLIVLAIWIVGLGTATLASVVSPGWWVIAVVALALAAVGTYDLTQRRHSILRNYPIIGHARFLLEKIRPEIQQYFVESSTDGTPFDRETRDLVYERAKGTLAEEPFGTERDVNAIGYEFMTHSIRARTAPDTVPRVRLGGRDCTKPYDIALLNVSAMSFGSLSANAIEALNADAAKGGFAHDTGEGAISPYHRKHGGDLIWEIASGYFGCRTEDGQFDPERFAERATLDQVKAISIKLSQGAKPGLGGVLPGVKVTPEIADTRGVPVGRTVISPPAHTTFSTPVELVDFVHTLRTLSGGKPVGLKLCVGSRREFLGICKAMIERGITPDFIIVDGSEGGTGAGPVEFEDHMGMPLTEGLMLVHNALVGTGLRGLVKVGASGKVASGSDIVKRIIQGADFTMAARAMMFAVGCIQAQMCHTNRCPVGVATQDPARTRALDIPDKSERVYRFQKATVASAQQMIASMGIDSFDQLEPAMLNRRIDGLTTRTYADLFDWLMPGELLDSPPQSWLTDWIDADAHRF; translated from the coding sequence GTGACTCGGATGCTGATTGTGCTCGCCATATGGATTGTCGGACTCGGAACGGCGACGCTCGCGAGCGTCGTCTCGCCGGGATGGTGGGTGATCGCGGTTGTCGCACTCGCACTGGCTGCGGTGGGTACCTACGATCTGACTCAGCGGCGGCACAGCATTCTGCGTAACTACCCGATTATCGGCCACGCACGATTCCTGCTCGAGAAAATCCGACCGGAGATTCAGCAGTACTTCGTCGAATCATCCACCGATGGAACGCCATTCGATCGGGAGACACGCGATCTGGTGTACGAGCGCGCAAAGGGAACGCTGGCCGAGGAACCTTTCGGAACCGAGCGCGATGTCAATGCGATCGGCTACGAGTTCATGACACATTCGATCCGGGCCCGCACCGCCCCCGACACTGTTCCGCGAGTTCGCCTCGGCGGACGCGATTGCACCAAACCGTACGACATCGCTCTTCTGAACGTGTCCGCGATGAGCTTCGGATCGTTGTCCGCCAACGCAATCGAGGCGCTCAACGCGGACGCCGCGAAGGGCGGTTTTGCCCATGACACCGGAGAAGGTGCCATCAGTCCGTATCACCGCAAACACGGTGGCGACCTGATCTGGGAAATCGCGTCCGGCTACTTCGGATGCCGAACCGAGGACGGGCAATTCGATCCGGAACGCTTTGCCGAACGCGCAACCTTGGACCAGGTGAAAGCTATTTCGATCAAACTCTCGCAAGGCGCCAAGCCCGGATTGGGTGGGGTACTTCCCGGGGTCAAGGTCACCCCCGAAATCGCCGACACCCGAGGCGTTCCCGTCGGCCGGACCGTCATATCGCCGCCTGCGCACACCACATTCAGCACCCCCGTCGAACTGGTCGACTTCGTTCACACTCTGCGGACATTGTCCGGTGGCAAGCCGGTCGGACTGAAACTCTGCGTGGGCTCGCGTCGTGAGTTCCTCGGCATCTGCAAGGCGATGATCGAGCGCGGCATCACGCCCGACTTCATCATCGTCGACGGTTCCGAGGGCGGAACCGGAGCAGGTCCGGTCGAGTTCGAGGACCACATGGGTATGCCGCTGACCGAGGGATTGATGCTGGTCCACAATGCGTTGGTGGGGACGGGATTACGGGGTCTCGTGAAGGTCGGCGCGTCCGGCAAGGTTGCCAGCGGCTCCGACATCGTCAAACGCATCATTCAGGGAGCCGATTTCACGATGGCCGCCCGCGCCATGATGTTTGCCGTTGGCTGTATTCAGGCCCAGATGTGCCACACCAACCGCTGTCCCGTCGGCGTTGCGACTCAAGACCCGGCCCGCACCCGCGCCCTCGACATCCCCGACAAGAGCGAACGCGTGTATCGATTCCAGAAGGCAACCGTCGCAAGCGCGCAACAGATGATCGCATCGATGGGTATCGACTCCTTCGATCAGCTGGAACCGGCGATGCTCAACCGCCGGATCGACGGCCTCACGACGCGGACCTATGCCGATCTGTTCGACTGGCTCATGCCTGGCGAACTCCTCGACTCCCCGCCACAAAGCTGGCTCACCGACTGGATCGACGCCGACGCCCATCGATTCTGA
- a CDS encoding CD225/dispanin family protein — MTEPQEPKPTYGEIPSYDQSAAAAGQQYQQYPTEQYPTGQQYGAPQQYAAPQTYAQPQYGPPKSNAGWAVASIIFFWPVAFAAFNHLHDIYPKWAMGDHQGAQYASERVKKLGQIALLIAVIGWVLLIAFYVIFLVAIVASVDSYNYN, encoded by the coding sequence ATGACCGAACCGCAGGAACCGAAACCGACCTACGGCGAGATACCGAGCTACGACCAATCAGCCGCCGCCGCCGGCCAGCAGTATCAGCAGTATCCGACCGAGCAGTACCCGACGGGCCAGCAGTACGGCGCGCCGCAGCAATATGCAGCCCCGCAGACCTACGCGCAGCCGCAATACGGTCCGCCCAAGTCCAATGCAGGCTGGGCCGTCGCGTCGATCATCTTCTTCTGGCCGGTCGCGTTTGCCGCGTTCAACCACCTGCACGACATCTATCCCAAGTGGGCGATGGGCGATCACCAGGGCGCTCAGTACGCGTCGGAGCGGGTGAAGAAGCTCGGGCAGATCGCGCTCTTGATCGCTGTCATCGGATGGGTTCTGCTCATCGCGTTCTACGTCATCTTCCTGGTCGCGATCGTGGCGTCCGTCGACAGCTACAACTACAACTGA